In Devosia beringensis, a single window of DNA contains:
- a CDS encoding helix-turn-helix domain-containing protein, with product MKPYLEHLTADDGASWATLNRRLDDGIPFQWHHHPEFELTLTLNSQGQRFIGDHIGRYDHGDLVLIGPYLPHTWHSLARADPGQPHTALVMWFLPDWAERLTANAELRPVAALLARASTGLQFSPAMSAGVRPLIETLFTQPAVERFIGLIRLLTLLAEDREATPLSATAPELALAAANRGRIDRVLTHIHQHFAEPISLADLADIAALSPSGLHRTFRRHTRQTVSQYLIRLRVGRACALLSSGAMPIGQIAGEVGYDSLANFNRQFKALKGTTPREYRAAFAG from the coding sequence ATGAAGCCCTATCTCGAACATCTCACTGCCGATGACGGCGCCTCCTGGGCCACGCTCAACCGCCGGCTGGACGATGGCATTCCCTTCCAGTGGCACCACCATCCCGAATTCGAGCTGACACTGACGCTGAACTCGCAGGGTCAGCGCTTCATCGGCGACCATATCGGCCGTTATGATCATGGCGACCTGGTGCTGATCGGGCCCTATCTGCCGCACACCTGGCATTCGCTGGCACGCGCCGATCCCGGCCAGCCCCATACCGCGCTGGTCATGTGGTTTCTGCCCGACTGGGCCGAGCGGCTGACCGCCAATGCCGAACTGCGCCCGGTTGCTGCCCTGCTGGCCCGGGCTTCCACCGGCCTGCAGTTTTCTCCCGCCATGTCCGCCGGCGTGCGCCCGCTGATAGAGACGCTGTTCACCCAGCCGGCGGTGGAGCGCTTTATCGGTCTGATCCGGCTGCTGACCCTTCTTGCGGAGGATCGTGAGGCCACGCCTTTATCGGCCACCGCGCCCGAACTGGCTTTGGCCGCCGCCAATCGCGGCCGCATCGACCGCGTGCTTACCCATATTCACCAGCACTTTGCCGAGCCGATCAGCCTGGCCGACCTCGCCGATATTGCCGCGCTCAGCCCGTCGGGCCTGCACCGCACCTTCCGGCGCCACACCAGGCAGACGGTCAGCCAGTACCTGATCCGCCTGCGCGTTGGTCGCGCCTGTGCCCTGCTCTCCTCGGGCGCCATGCCGATCGGCCAGATCGCCGGCGAAGTCGGCTATGACTCGCTGGCCAATTTCAACCGCCAGTTCAAGGCATTAAAGGGCACCACGCCACGGGAATATCGGGCGGCGTTTGCGGGGTGA
- a CDS encoding SLC13 family permease, with translation MTLPQILAFLLIGAMMVAFIWGRWRYDVVAVCALLAGLALGVVAPGEAFTGFADDIVIIVGSALVVSAAVSRSGIMEVAVRRFAPNLTGPRGQLILLVVVVAVLSAFIKNIGALAIMMPIAFQMARRSGVSPSLFLMPMAFASLLGGLMTQIGTSPNIIVSRVRMELTGNAFTMFDYTPVGLALTVVGLIFLALFYKLLPERKRESQGMDSAVDIKNYTTEARVTEDSSAIGRTIGEIQALADGRGMVTRIMGTGGRTRTPLPDAKLRAGDILLIAGEPDALDKMVNQSGMVFSERRGEATKDAADFGVIEAVIGESSGLIGATAQELTLFDRTGINLLAVSRRDERFTERLGQIRFQNGDVILIQGHINRLPELLREWDCLPLVERGLRLGSIRNGLLPLAILAVAMGATALGFVPVAPAFFAAAVAMVLSRAVPLRDVYSQLDAPILIMLACLIPVADSLQSTGGTDVIANWLSATASVLPGWGALALIMVAAMAVTPFLNNAATVLVMAPIAATFATDLGYQPEAFLLAVAIGAGCDFLTPIGHQCNTLVMGPGGYKFGDYWRLGLPLSIIVVIVAVPMLMLVWPF, from the coding sequence ATGACCCTTCCGCAAATTCTGGCCTTCCTGTTGATTGGCGCGATGATGGTGGCCTTCATCTGGGGCCGCTGGCGCTATGACGTGGTCGCCGTTTGTGCCCTGCTGGCCGGGCTGGCTTTGGGCGTTGTCGCCCCCGGCGAGGCCTTTACCGGCTTTGCCGATGACATCGTCATCATCGTCGGCAGTGCCCTGGTGGTCAGCGCCGCCGTATCGCGCTCGGGCATCATGGAAGTAGCGGTGCGCCGCTTTGCGCCCAACCTGACAGGCCCGCGTGGTCAGCTGATTCTGCTGGTCGTTGTGGTCGCCGTGCTCAGCGCCTTCATCAAGAATATCGGCGCTTTGGCCATCATGATGCCTATCGCCTTCCAGATGGCGCGCCGCTCAGGCGTGTCGCCCTCGCTGTTCCTGATGCCGATGGCCTTTGCCTCGCTGCTGGGCGGCTTGATGACCCAGATCGGCACCTCGCCCAATATCATCGTCTCGCGCGTGCGCATGGAGCTGACCGGCAACGCCTTCACCATGTTCGACTATACCCCGGTCGGCCTGGCCCTGACCGTAGTGGGCCTGATCTTCCTGGCCCTGTTCTACAAGCTGCTGCCCGAACGCAAGCGCGAGTCCCAGGGCATGGACAGCGCTGTCGACATCAAGAACTACACCACCGAAGCGCGCGTCACCGAGGACTCCTCCGCCATCGGCCGCACCATCGGCGAAATCCAGGCGCTGGCCGACGGCCGGGGCATGGTGACCCGCATCATGGGTACCGGCGGCCGCACCCGCACGCCATTGCCTGATGCCAAGCTGCGGGCTGGCGACATCCTGCTGATTGCCGGCGAGCCCGATGCCCTCGACAAGATGGTCAACCAGTCCGGCATGGTGTTTTCCGAGCGCCGCGGCGAGGCCACCAAGGACGCTGCCGATTTTGGCGTCATCGAGGCCGTGATCGGCGAAAGCTCGGGCCTGATCGGCGCCACCGCGCAGGAACTGACCCTGTTCGACCGCACCGGCATCAACCTGCTGGCCGTGAGCCGCCGCGACGAACGCTTCACCGAGCGGCTCGGCCAGATCCGCTTCCAGAACGGCGACGTGATCCTCATCCAGGGCCATATCAACCGCCTGCCCGAACTGCTGCGCGAATGGGATTGCCTGCCGCTGGTCGAGCGCGGCCTGCGCCTGGGCAGCATCCGCAATGGCCTGCTGCCGCTGGCCATCCTGGCCGTGGCCATGGGCGCCACGGCGCTCGGCTTCGTGCCGGTTGCCCCGGCCTTCTTCGCCGCCGCCGTGGCCATGGTGCTCAGCCGCGCCGTACCGCTGCGCGACGTCTATTCCCAGCTCGACGCGCCCATCCTGATCATGCTGGCCTGCCTGATCCCGGTGGCCGATAGCCTACAGAGCACCGGCGGCACCGACGTTATTGCCAACTGGTTGTCCGCCACCGCCAGCGTCCTGCCAGGTTGGGGCGCCCTGGCTTTGATCATGGTTGCGGCCATGGCCGTGACCCCCTTCCTCAACAATGCCGCCACCGTGCTGGTCATGGCGCCGATCGCCGCCACCTTCGCTACCGATCTGGGCTACCAGCCGGAGGCCTTTCTGCTGGCTGTGGCCATCGGCGCCGGTTGCGACTTCCTCACCCCCATCGGGCACCAGTGCAACACGCTGGTCATGGGTCCGGGCGGCTACAAGTTCGGCGATTACTGGCGACTGGGCCTGCCGCTCTCGATCATCGTGGTGATCGTGGCCGTGCCCATGCTGATGCTGGTCTGGCCGTTCTGA
- a CDS encoding phytanoyl-CoA dioxygenase family protein: protein MQPATKRDSHPTTQVVTTPLKDIVKTLPLRVLSPADWEHWQTRGYVIVRNAVPPENVERLKALLWEFEEKNPADPATWYTPQRRDHIMKELNGTGMVEIYNHQYLWDNRMTPRVYDAFVDIWDMEELWTSIDRANLNVPKQVKGNPNGFIHWDSDTSLDPLPIGVQGVLSLVKQDGDVGGFQCIPELFYNFDDWVKTQPADRDPMHPDTTGLSITNIEMEPGDLMIFNTLLAHGVRPNHSDGRVRMAQYISMFPADEGNQAERAERIRLWHELDHPQRDAFPGDPRDWEKKNARTAELTDLGERLLGLKSWH from the coding sequence ATGCAGCCAGCAACCAAGCGCGACAGCCACCCCACCACGCAGGTGGTGACCACCCCGCTCAAGGACATCGTCAAGACGCTGCCGTTGCGGGTGCTGAGCCCGGCCGACTGGGAGCACTGGCAGACGCGCGGCTATGTGATTGTGCGCAATGCGGTGCCGCCGGAAAATGTGGAGCGGCTCAAGGCCTTATTGTGGGAATTTGAAGAAAAGAATCCGGCTGATCCAGCCACCTGGTACACGCCGCAGCGGCGCGACCACATCATGAAGGAGCTCAATGGCACCGGCATGGTGGAGATCTACAACCACCAGTATCTCTGGGATAACCGGATGACGCCGCGGGTCTATGATGCCTTTGTCGACATCTGGGACATGGAGGAGCTGTGGACCAGCATCGACCGGGCCAATCTCAACGTGCCCAAGCAGGTCAAGGGCAACCCCAATGGCTTCATTCACTGGGACAGCGATACGTCCCTGGATCCCTTGCCCATTGGCGTGCAGGGCGTGCTGAGCCTCGTCAAGCAGGATGGCGATGTCGGCGGCTTCCAGTGCATTCCCGAGCTGTTCTACAATTTCGACGACTGGGTGAAGACCCAGCCGGCCGACCGCGATCCCATGCACCCCGACACGACGGGACTCTCTATCACCAATATCGAGATGGAGCCGGGCGACCTGATGATCTTCAATACGCTGCTGGCGCATGGCGTGCGGCCCAACCATTCGGACGGGCGGGTGCGCATGGCGCAGTATATCTCGATGTTCCCGGCCGATGAGGGCAATCAAGCGGAACGGGCCGAGCGCATCCGGCTGTGGCACGAACTGGACCATCCACAGCGCGACGCCTTTCCCGGCGATCCGCGCGACTGGGAAAAGAAGAATGCCAGGACCGCCGAACTGACCGACCTGGGCGAGAGGCTGCTCGGGCTTAAGAGCTGGCACTGA
- the folP gene encoding dihydropteroate synthase, translating into MHSSHTITLPGRSPLQLGRTALVMGILNVTPDSFSDGGRHNLVEHALAHARQMLEEGADIIDIGGESTRPGAEPVHVQEELDRVLPVIDALIAEGIAAPISIDTFKPLVADQAIQAGACIINDVHGLQGAPEMAEVAALYGVPVIAMHWDKARDPGVPLLDAMQRYFATTIDKARQAGIDPGQLILDPGFGFGKTLAENYFILQNLRAACMSSGNPLGSMPIVVGASRKSMIGKLLDAPVEDRLAGTVATSVLGYVQGGHIFRVHDVRANRDALRVAEATLYGPPAALG; encoded by the coding sequence ATGCATAGTAGCCATACGATCACCCTGCCCGGTCGCTCCCCGCTCCAACTCGGACGGACCGCCCTGGTCATGGGCATTCTCAACGTCACGCCGGACAGCTTTTCCGATGGCGGGCGGCACAATCTGGTCGAACACGCCCTCGCCCATGCCCGCCAGATGCTGGAAGAAGGCGCCGACATCATCGATATCGGTGGCGAAAGCACGCGGCCCGGCGCCGAGCCGGTGCATGTGCAGGAAGAACTTGATCGGGTCCTGCCGGTTATCGACGCGCTGATCGCCGAAGGGATCGCCGCGCCCATCTCCATCGACACCTTCAAGCCGCTGGTCGCCGACCAGGCCATTCAGGCCGGCGCCTGCATCATCAATGACGTGCATGGCCTGCAGGGCGCGCCCGAAATGGCCGAGGTCGCAGCGCTCTACGGCGTGCCCGTCATCGCCATGCACTGGGACAAGGCACGCGACCCCGGCGTGCCCCTGCTCGACGCCATGCAGCGCTATTTTGCCACGACCATCGACAAGGCCCGCCAGGCCGGCATTGATCCCGGCCAGCTGATCCTTGATCCCGGCTTCGGCTTCGGCAAGACCCTGGCCGAGAATTACTTCATCCTGCAGAACCTGCGCGCCGCCTGTATGTCATCAGGCAATCCTCTTGGGTCCATGCCGATCGTGGTCGGCGCCTCGCGCAAGTCCATGATCGGCAAGCTGCTCGATGCCCCCGTGGAGGACCGTCTCGCCGGCACAGTAGCCACCAGCGTGCTGGGCTACGTCCAGGGCGGGCACATCTTTCGTGTGCATGACGTCAGGGCCAATCGCGACGCCCTTCGCGTCGCCGAAGCGACGCTGTATGGTCCGCCTGCAGCGCTGGGGTAA
- a CDS encoding FliM/FliN family flagellar motor switch protein translates to MGTLDNIEVDITVELGATSMPIHHLLRMGRGAVIELDAGENDPLSIYANGTLIAHGEVSVEDGHLRVQIIGKTSRHR, encoded by the coding sequence ATGGGCACCTTAGACAATATTGAAGTGGACATCACTGTCGAACTGGGCGCCACCAGCATGCCGATCCACCATCTGCTGCGCATGGGCCGTGGCGCGGTGATCGAACTGGATGCCGGGGAGAACGATCCGCTCTCCATCTATGCCAATGGCACGCTGATCGCGCATGGCGAAGTCAGCGTCGAGGACGGCCACCTGCGCGTGCAGATCATCGGCAAGACCTCGCGCCACCGCTAG
- the lipB gene encoding lipoyl(octanoyl) transferase LipB: protein MVMEALTKRNDTCQMRSKLARTDDRPVQWVISADPVPYPVALAAMQARAAAIAAGEAEEAVWLLEHPPLYTAGTSAKSEDLLSPRFDVFDAGRGGQYTYHGPGQRVAYVMLDLTRRGRDIRCLVQGLEDWVVDTLAAFNIVAESKPAPRIGVWVKRPDKGVLAEDKIAAIGVRVSKWVTFHGISLNVSPDLDHYSGIVPCGITDGGVTSFEDLGQLVSLPEVDSVLRQAFEARFGPTVAASEQGLVGAGLQDQVA, encoded by the coding sequence ATGGTTATGGAAGCGTTAACAAAGCGTAACGACACCTGCCAAATGCGTAGCAAATTGGCACGAACTGATGATCGGCCGGTGCAATGGGTGATCTCGGCCGACCCGGTCCCCTATCCGGTGGCGCTTGCCGCCATGCAGGCGCGCGCCGCTGCCATCGCCGCTGGCGAGGCCGAGGAAGCCGTCTGGCTGCTTGAGCACCCCCCGCTTTATACCGCTGGCACCTCGGCAAAATCCGAAGACCTGCTGTCGCCCCGCTTTGACGTCTTCGATGCCGGCCGCGGCGGGCAATACACCTATCATGGCCCCGGCCAGCGCGTGGCCTATGTCATGCTCGACCTGACCCGGCGCGGCCGCGACATCCGCTGCCTCGTCCAGGGGCTCGAGGACTGGGTGGTCGATACCCTGGCTGCCTTCAATATCGTGGCCGAGAGCAAGCCGGCGCCGCGCATCGGCGTCTGGGTCAAGCGCCCCGACAAGGGCGTGCTGGCCGAAGACAAGATCGCCGCCATCGGCGTGCGCGTCTCCAAATGGGTCACCTTCCACGGCATCTCCCTCAATGTGTCGCCTGACCTCGATCATTACAGCGGCATCGTCCCCTGCGGCATTACCGATGGCGGCGTCACCAGCTTTGAGGATCTCGGCCAGCTGGTCTCCCTGCCCGAGGTCGATTCCGTGCTGCGCCAGGCCTTCGAGGCGCGTTTCGGCCCGACCGTGGCCGCCTCCGAGCAGGGCCTTGTCGGGGCTGGCTTGCAGGACCAAGTTGCGTAA
- a CDS encoding phosphotriesterase family protein, whose protein sequence is MQDRRLFTTLGPLRRDQLGMILPHEHVFVDLRTPDQPGYGQAEAKDVVALMAPQIEAIKAQGITALVECSTGGVGLRVDLDLAVSQATGFPIVVPTGNYREPWIPDWVRAASESELEAHMLAELTTGVGDTGVIAAWIKVSAGDDGITPLEAKILRAAARAAKECNAVIGSHTIKGRVVMDQLDIIEEAGYTARRFISIHTQAEPDFALHQAVAARGAWIEYDHVGREPDDEVVALILKALEAGLGNQLLLSHDLGWYDPAQPGGGTPRPYTHLVDSVLPKLRAAGVDEAMIVQLTETNPFEAFAR, encoded by the coding sequence ATGCAGGACAGAAGGCTTTTCACCACTCTGGGACCGCTGCGCCGCGACCAGCTCGGCATGATCCTGCCGCATGAGCACGTCTTCGTCGATCTGCGCACGCCCGACCAGCCCGGCTATGGGCAGGCCGAGGCCAAAGACGTGGTGGCGCTGATGGCGCCGCAGATCGAGGCGATCAAGGCGCAGGGCATCACCGCGCTAGTGGAATGCTCCACCGGCGGGGTGGGGCTGCGGGTCGATCTGGACCTCGCCGTGTCACAAGCCACCGGCTTTCCCATTGTGGTGCCGACGGGCAATTATCGCGAACCGTGGATTCCCGACTGGGTGCGCGCAGCCAGCGAGTCCGAACTCGAGGCGCATATGCTGGCGGAACTGACGACGGGCGTCGGGGACACCGGCGTGATCGCGGCCTGGATCAAGGTCAGCGCCGGCGATGACGGCATTACCCCCCTTGAGGCGAAAATCCTGCGGGCAGCGGCCCGGGCGGCCAAGGAATGCAATGCGGTGATCGGCTCGCACACGATCAAGGGTCGCGTGGTGATGGACCAGCTCGATATCATCGAGGAAGCCGGCTACACGGCCAGAAGGTTCATTTCCATCCACACGCAGGCAGAGCCCGATTTCGCCCTGCACCAGGCGGTGGCGGCACGCGGTGCCTGGATCGAATATGATCATGTCGGGCGCGAACCGGATGACGAGGTCGTGGCCCTGATTCTCAAGGCGCTGGAAGCAGGGCTCGGCAACCAGTTGCTGCTCAGCCACGATCTGGGCTGGTATGATCCGGCCCAGCCCGGCGGCGGGACGCCTCGGCCCTATACCCATCTGGTCGATAGCGTGCTGCCCAAGCTGCGGGCCGCGGGCGTGGACGAAGCGATGATCGTGCAGTTGACCGAGACCAACCCGTTCGAGGCCTTTGCGCGATAG
- the folB gene encoding dihydroneopterin aldolase, with protein MADAYTGDRIILKDLGFYGYHGVFAEEEKLGQRFFIDLELGTDLAAAAASDRLGDSISYADIYDVVKAAFETRRMKLLEAVAGNIVNDLFAAFPGVSWITIRLRKPEAPIAMVRGEAAIELHRQRKPA; from the coding sequence ATGGCCGATGCCTATACGGGCGACCGTATCATCCTGAAAGATCTGGGCTTTTACGGCTATCACGGCGTCTTCGCCGAGGAGGAGAAGCTCGGCCAGCGATTCTTCATCGATCTCGAACTGGGCACCGATCTGGCGGCCGCCGCCGCCAGCGACCGTCTGGGCGACAGCATTTCCTATGCCGATATCTATGATGTGGTCAAAGCCGCCTTCGAAACCCGCCGCATGAAACTGCTCGAGGCCGTGGCCGGCAATATCGTCAATGACTTGTTCGCTGCCTTTCCAGGCGTCAGCTGGATCACCATCCGCCTGCGCAAGCCCGAGGCACCCATTGCCATGGTGCGTGGCGAGGCTGCCATCGAACTGCATCGCCAGCGGAAGCCAGCATAA
- the folK gene encoding 2-amino-4-hydroxy-6-hydroxymethyldihydropteridine diphosphokinase, producing MATAWLSLGANIGDPRAQLAQAVQAIADHPAITVTAQSSVLTTAPWGKTDQPDFANMAITVETSLEPIDLLDVLLGIELAMGRVRKEVWGPRLIDIDIIAYDRLVLKSPRLTLPHPHAHERDFVTVPLAEIAPDTVAWVMATGQNLA from the coding sequence ATGGCGACCGCCTGGCTCAGTCTCGGCGCCAATATCGGCGATCCGCGTGCCCAGCTCGCCCAGGCGGTACAGGCGATTGCCGATCATCCCGCTATCACCGTCACCGCGCAGTCATCCGTGCTGACCACGGCCCCCTGGGGCAAGACCGATCAGCCCGACTTCGCCAATATGGCGATCACGGTTGAAACCAGCCTCGAACCCATTGATCTGCTTGATGTTCTCTTGGGCATTGAGCTGGCCATGGGCCGCGTCCGCAAGGAGGTCTGGGGCCCGCGCCTGATCGATATCGACATCATCGCCTATGATCGGCTGGTGCTGAAATCCCCGCGCCTGACTCTGCCCCACCCGCATGCCCATGAGCGCGACTTCGTCACCGTACCGCTGGCCGAAATCGCTCCGGACACCGTGGCCTGGGTCATGGCCACCGGCCAGAATCTGGCTTAG
- a CDS encoding DUF4282 domain-containing protein: protein MTLDDLKRLFTRQTLFRLDAILSPKLVPILYALGLAGILLWAVSHLFLTFGYGFGTGLWGILEIIVFGLLSLIGLRIACEALLVWFKTHEGSGDTVNRARYSSSLIDEVRDAIRDLAEHGDETDYAEADEYITPATDPAPYVAPSRAPTPSTPATPATAPAAEAPRAPATKPGETFKPRRTAKRTPPTKP, encoded by the coding sequence ATGACGCTGGACGACCTCAAGCGCCTGTTCACCCGCCAGACCCTGTTCCGGCTCGATGCCATTCTCTCGCCCAAGCTGGTGCCCATCCTTTATGCCTTGGGCCTGGCCGGCATTCTGCTTTGGGCGGTCAGCCACCTGTTCCTCACCTTCGGCTACGGCTTCGGCACCGGCCTGTGGGGGATTCTGGAAATCATCGTCTTCGGCCTGCTCTCGCTGATCGGCCTGCGCATTGCCTGCGAGGCGCTGCTGGTCTGGTTCAAGACCCATGAAGGCAGCGGCGACACGGTCAACCGGGCGCGCTACTCCTCCTCGCTGATCGACGAGGTCCGCGACGCCATCCGCGACCTGGCCGAGCATGGCGACGAGACCGACTATGCCGAGGCCGACGAATATATCACCCCGGCCACCGACCCGGCGCCCTATGTCGCCCCGTCCAGGGCACCAACCCCATCCACGCCAGCGACACCGGCCACCGCGCCCGCCGCCGAAGCCCCCCGCGCACCCGCCACCAAGCCGGGCGAGACCTTCAAGCCGCGCCGCACCGCCAAGCGCACCCCGCCGACCAAGCCCTGA
- a CDS encoding DoxX family protein, protein MFDRLSAYAPQALAVLRIVTALLFIAHGTQKLFGFPVAAAGPTEGLMLIGGLLEVIGGLAVLVGFFTRPVSFVLGGMMAVAYFMFHFPASMFPQANGGDAAILFCFVFLYLVFAGPGAWSVNKK, encoded by the coding sequence ATGTTCGATCGTCTCTCCGCCTACGCGCCGCAGGCCCTCGCCGTGCTGCGCATCGTCACCGCCCTCCTGTTCATCGCCCATGGCACGCAGAAGCTGTTCGGTTTTCCCGTCGCGGCTGCCGGCCCGACAGAGGGCCTTATGCTGATCGGTGGCCTGCTTGAGGTGATCGGCGGCCTGGCCGTGCTGGTCGGCTTCTTCACCCGCCCCGTGTCCTTCGTGCTGGGCGGCATGATGGCCGTGGCCTATTTCATGTTCCATTTCCCCGCCAGCATGTTCCCGCAGGCCAATGGCGGCGACGCAGCGATCCTGTTCTGCTTTGTCTTCCTGTACCTGGTATTTGCCGGCCCGGGCGCTTGGAGCGTCAACAAGAAGTAA
- the rimO gene encoding 30S ribosomal protein S12 methylthiotransferase RimO, whose protein sequence is MSQAPKIGLVSLGCPKALVDSERIMSTLRAQGYSFSRDYAGADIVLVNTCGFLDSAKQESLEAIGEALSENGRVIVTGCLGVEEELIRKTHPSVLAISGPHQYENVVNAVHEHLPPVPNRFLDLVPEQGLKLTPRHYAYLKISEGCNNRCSFCIIPQIRGDLASRPAAGILGEAEGLVRNGVKELLVISQDTSAYGVDIKYAESNYRGRPVKAKFYDLAKELGQLGAWVRLHYVYPYPHVDQVMELMAEGLVLPYLDIPFQHASPSVLKAMRRPAHQDKTLNRILKWREQVPDLTVRSNFIVGFPGETEDDFEMLLDFIEEAEIDRAGCFKYEPVTGAPANELEGIVPDDVMQDRFERLMEVAQNVSTGQLAKKVGRTIQVLVDDVQPESNKAIARSKWDAPEIDGQVIIANATGIKPGDMLDVLVTDSDEYDLFATPIANLN, encoded by the coding sequence ATGAGCCAAGCGCCTAAAATCGGCCTCGTCAGCCTCGGCTGCCCCAAGGCCCTCGTCGATAGCGAACGCATCATGTCCACCCTGCGCGCGCAGGGCTACTCGTTCAGCCGCGACTATGCCGGCGCCGATATCGTGCTGGTCAATACCTGCGGCTTCCTCGACAGCGCCAAACAGGAATCGCTCGAAGCCATCGGCGAAGCCCTGAGCGAAAACGGCCGCGTCATCGTCACCGGGTGCCTCGGCGTCGAAGAAGAGCTGATCCGCAAGACCCACCCTTCGGTGCTGGCCATTTCCGGCCCGCATCAATACGAGAACGTGGTCAATGCGGTGCACGAGCACCTGCCGCCGGTGCCCAACCGCTTCCTCGACCTGGTGCCCGAACAGGGCCTCAAGCTGACGCCGCGCCACTATGCCTATCTCAAGATTTCCGAGGGCTGCAACAATCGCTGCTCCTTCTGCATCATCCCGCAGATCCGTGGCGACCTGGCCAGCCGCCCCGCCGCCGGCATTCTGGGTGAGGCCGAGGGCCTGGTGCGCAATGGCGTCAAGGAACTGCTGGTGATCAGCCAGGATACCAGCGCCTATGGCGTCGACATCAAATATGCCGAGAGCAATTATCGCGGCCGCCCGGTCAAGGCCAAGTTCTATGACCTGGCCAAGGAACTCGGACAGCTCGGCGCCTGGGTGCGCCTGCACTATGTCTATCCCTATCCGCATGTCGATCAGGTCATGGAACTGATGGCCGAAGGCCTCGTCCTGCCCTATCTCGACATTCCCTTCCAGCATGCCTCGCCCAGCGTGCTCAAGGCCATGCGCCGTCCCGCCCACCAGGACAAGACGCTCAATCGCATTCTGAAATGGCGCGAACAGGTGCCCGACCTCACCGTGCGCTCCAACTTCATCGTCGGCTTCCCCGGCGAGACCGAGGACGATTTCGAAATGCTGCTCGATTTCATCGAGGAAGCCGAGATCGACCGCGCCGGCTGCTTCAAATATGAGCCCGTCACCGGCGCTCCGGCCAATGAACTCGAAGGCATCGTCCCCGACGACGTCATGCAGGACCGCTTCGAGCGCCTGATGGAAGTGGCGCAGAACGTCTCCACCGGCCAGCTCGCCAAGAAGGTCGGCCGCACCATCCAGGTGCTGGTGGACGACGTCCAGCCCGAGAGTAACAAGGCCATTGCCCGCTCCAAATGGGACGCGCCCGAGATCGACGGCCAGGTCATCATCGCCAATGCCACAGGCATCAAGCCGGGCGACATGCTCGACGTGCTGGTCACCGACAGCGACGAATACGACCTGTTCGCCACCCCGATTGCCAACCTGAACTAG
- a CDS encoding VOC family protein, whose protein sequence is MQFASVRLVTNDIDRLIVFYSMLTGWKANRLAPDFAEFRGEGIALAISSERLVTQYNAGAAVAAANRSAMIEFEVDDVDGVLAGLGEDGLDIAMAPADMPWGNRSMLLRDPDGNVINIFARKRG, encoded by the coding sequence ATGCAATTCGCCTCTGTTCGCCTGGTGACCAATGATATCGACCGGTTGATCGTCTTTTACAGCATGCTCACGGGCTGGAAGGCTAACAGGCTGGCCCCCGACTTTGCCGAATTCCGCGGCGAAGGCATCGCCCTTGCCATCAGTTCGGAGCGGCTTGTGACCCAGTACAACGCGGGTGCGGCGGTGGCCGCGGCCAATCGCTCGGCGATGATTGAGTTTGAGGTCGACGATGTCGATGGCGTGCTCGCGGGCCTTGGCGAAGACGGGCTCGATATCGCCATGGCTCCGGCCGACATGCCCTGGGGCAATCGGTCGATGCTGCTGCGCGATCCCGATGGCAATGTGATCAATATCTTTGCCCGCAAGCGTGGCTAG